In Arvicanthis niloticus isolate mArvNil1 chromosome 4, mArvNil1.pat.X, whole genome shotgun sequence, a single window of DNA contains:
- the Ecm1 gene encoding extracellular matrix protein 1 isoform X10 codes for MGTISRSALVLACLALASAASEGAFKALEQRELKPEHLFEHLHEVQPPSSPDDIPAYQEEWPAFLNLNVDKEGPAVPQEAIPLQKEQPPPRVTIEQKEVDPPVEHQEEIVQSRQKVEKPHTLTGQIPPEPRTWNPARHCQQGRRGIWGHRLDGFPPGRPSPDNLKQICLPERQHVVYGPWNLPQTGYSHLSRQGETLNLLETGYSRCCRCRSDTNRLDCMKLVWEDTLDGYCDKELAIKTHPHSCCHHPPGPARDECFAHLAPYPNYDRDILTLDLSRVTPNLMGQLCGNGRVLSKHKQIPGLIQNMTVRCCELPYPEQACCGEEEKLAFIESLCGSRRNSWKDPALCCDLSPGDKQASCFNANYLRNVALVAGDPGNATGLGEQGPTGETNVSPAPGPRKNESP; via the exons ATGGGGACCATATCCAGATCAGCCTTGGTCTTGGCCTGCTTGGCTcttgcttctgctgcctctgagGGAG CCTTCAAGGCTTTAGAGCAGAGAGAGCTGAAGCCAGAGCACCTCTTCGAGCACCTCCATGAAG TGCAGCCCCCTTCCTCTCCAGACGACATCCCGGCGTACCAGGAAGAGTGGCCCGCTTTCCTAAACCTTAATGTAGATAAAG AGGGTCCTGCTGTCCCTCAAGAAGCCATCCCCCTGCAGAAAGAGCAGCCCCCTCCCCGAGTCACTATTGAACAGAAGGAAG TAGACCCACCTGTGGAACATCAGGAGGAGATTGTCCAGTCCAGGCAGAAAGTGG AGAAGCCACACACCTTGACGGGCCAGATCCCTCCAGAGCCCCGGACTTGGAACCCAGCCCGTCACTGCCAGCAGGGACGGAGAGGTATCTGGGGCCACCGGCTGGATGGCTTCCCTCCTGGACGGCCTTCTCCAGACAATCTGAAGCAGATCTGCCTTCCTGAGCGTCAGCACGTGGTCTACGGCCCCTGGAACCTGCCACAGACCGGCTACTCTCACCTTAGTCGCCAGGGAGAGACCCTCAATTTGCTGGAGACAGGATATTCCCGCTGTTGTCGCTGCCGCAGCGACACAAACCGCCTAGACTGTATGAAGCTTGTG TGGGAGGACACCCTGGATGGATACTGTGATAAGGAGCTGGCTATAAAGACCCATCCCCACTCGTGTTGCCACCACCCTCCTGGTCCTGCCCGTGATGAATGCTTTGCGCACCTAGCTCCCTACCCCAACTACGACCGGGATATCCTGACCCTTGACCTCAGCAGAGTCACCCCCAACCTCATGGGCCAGCTCTGTGGAAATGGAAGAGTCCTCAGCAAGCA TAAACAGATTCCTGGGCTGATCCAGAACATGACGGTCCGCTGCTGTGAACTGCCGTATCCAGAGCAGGCCTGCTGTGGCGAAGAGGAG AAACTGGCCTTTATTGAGAGTCTCTGTGGTTCCCGGAGGAACTCGTGGAAAGACCCTGCCCTCTGCTGTGACCTGTCTCCTGGAGATAAACAAGCCAGCTGCTTCAATGCCAACTACCTGAGGAACGTGGCTTTGGTGGCTGGAGACCCTGGGAATGCCACTGGCCTGGGGGAGCAGGGCCCAACTGGGGAAACAAATGTCAGCCCCGCCCCGGGTCCAAGGAAGAATGAGTCACCCTGA
- the Ecm1 gene encoding extracellular matrix protein 1 isoform X2 produces the protein MGTISRSALVLACLALASAASEGAFKALEQRELKPEHLFEHLHEVGYAAPPSPPQTRRLRIDHSETSLHDPPLFEEQRKVQPPSSPDDIPAYQEEWPAFLNLNVDKEGPAVPQEAIPLQKEQPPPRVTIEQKEDPPVEHQEEIVQSRQKVEKPHTLTGQIPPEPRTWNPARHCQQGRRGIWGHRLDGFPPGRPSPDNLKQICLPERQHVVYGPWNLPQTGYSHLSRQGETLNLLETGYSRCCRCRSDTNRLDCMKLVWEDAMTQFCEAEFSVKTRPHLCCKQRGEERFSCFQKGAPQPDYLLRPCPSHQNGMSSGSQLPFPPGLPTPDNVKNICLLRRFRSVPRHLPATDAFQRQLQALTQLETEFQRCCRQGHNHTCTWKAWEDTLDGYCDKELAIKTHPHSCCHHPPGPARDECFAHLAPYPNYDRDILTLDLSRVTPNLMGQLCGNGRVLSKHKQIPGLIQNMTVRCCELPYPEQACCGEEEKLAFIESLCGSRRNSWKDPALCCDLSPGDKQASCFNANYLRNVALVAGDPGNATGLGEQGPTGETNVSPAPGPRKNESP, from the exons ATGGGGACCATATCCAGATCAGCCTTGGTCTTGGCCTGCTTGGCTcttgcttctgctgcctctgagGGAG CCTTCAAGGCTTTAGAGCAGAGAGAGCTGAAGCCAGAGCACCTCTTCGAGCACCTCCATGAAG TAGGCTATGCAGCACCCCCTTCCCCACCACAAACCCGTAGACTCCGAATCGACCACTCTGAAACATCTCTGCATGACCCTCCCCTCTTTGAGGAACAAAGAAAAG TGCAGCCCCCTTCCTCTCCAGACGACATCCCGGCGTACCAGGAAGAGTGGCCCGCTTTCCTAAACCTTAATGTAGATAAAG AGGGTCCTGCTGTCCCTCAAGAAGCCATCCCCCTGCAGAAAGAGCAGCCCCCTCCCCGAGTCACTATTGAACAGAAGGAAG ACCCACCTGTGGAACATCAGGAGGAGATTGTCCAGTCCAGGCAGAAAGTGG AGAAGCCACACACCTTGACGGGCCAGATCCCTCCAGAGCCCCGGACTTGGAACCCAGCCCGTCACTGCCAGCAGGGACGGAGAGGTATCTGGGGCCACCGGCTGGATGGCTTCCCTCCTGGACGGCCTTCTCCAGACAATCTGAAGCAGATCTGCCTTCCTGAGCGTCAGCACGTGGTCTACGGCCCCTGGAACCTGCCACAGACCGGCTACTCTCACCTTAGTCGCCAGGGAGAGACCCTCAATTTGCTGGAGACAGGATATTCCCGCTGTTGTCGCTGCCGCAGCGACACAAACCGCCTAGACTGTATGAAGCTTGTG TGGGAGGATGCAATGACCCAGTTCTGTGAGGCCGAATTCTCTGTCAAGACCCGACCCCACCTGTGCTGCAAACAGCGTGGGGAGGAGCGATTCTCTTGCTTCCAGAAGGGAGCCCCTCAGCCAGACTACCTGCTCCGACCCTGCCCCAGCCACCAGAATGGCATGTCCTCGGGGTCCCAGCTGCCTTTCCCCCCGGGGTTGCCCACACCGGACAATGTCAAAAACATCTGTCTCTTGAGACGCTTCCGCTCCGTGCCGCGTCACCTCCCAGCTACTGACGCCTTCCAGAGGCAGCTGCAGGCTTTGACCCAGCTGGAGACAGAGTTCCAGCGCTGCTGCCGCCAGGGCCACAACCACACTTGCACATGGAAGGCC TGGGAGGACACCCTGGATGGATACTGTGATAAGGAGCTGGCTATAAAGACCCATCCCCACTCGTGTTGCCACCACCCTCCTGGTCCTGCCCGTGATGAATGCTTTGCGCACCTAGCTCCCTACCCCAACTACGACCGGGATATCCTGACCCTTGACCTCAGCAGAGTCACCCCCAACCTCATGGGCCAGCTCTGTGGAAATGGAAGAGTCCTCAGCAAGCA TAAACAGATTCCTGGGCTGATCCAGAACATGACGGTCCGCTGCTGTGAACTGCCGTATCCAGAGCAGGCCTGCTGTGGCGAAGAGGAG AAACTGGCCTTTATTGAGAGTCTCTGTGGTTCCCGGAGGAACTCGTGGAAAGACCCTGCCCTCTGCTGTGACCTGTCTCCTGGAGATAAACAAGCCAGCTGCTTCAATGCCAACTACCTGAGGAACGTGGCTTTGGTGGCTGGAGACCCTGGGAATGCCACTGGCCTGGGGGAGCAGGGCCCAACTGGGGAAACAAATGTCAGCCCCGCCCCGGGTCCAAGGAAGAATGAGTCACCCTGA
- the Ecm1 gene encoding extracellular matrix protein 1 isoform X6, giving the protein MGTISRSALVLACLALASAASEGAFKALEQRELKPEHLFEHLHEVQPPSSPDDIPAYQEEWPAFLNLNVDKEGPAVPQEAIPLQKEQPPPRVTIEQKEDPPVEHQEEIVQSRQKVEKPHTLTGQIPPEPRTWNPARHCQQGRRGIWGHRLDGFPPGRPSPDNLKQICLPERQHVVYGPWNLPQTGYSHLSRQGETLNLLETGYSRCCRCRSDTNRLDCMKLVWEDAMTQFCEAEFSVKTRPHLCCKQRGEERFSCFQKGAPQPDYLLRPCPSHQNGMSSGSQLPFPPGLPTPDNVKNICLLRRFRSVPRHLPATDAFQRQLQALTQLETEFQRCCRQGHNHTCTWKAWEDTLDGYCDKELAIKTHPHSCCHHPPGPARDECFAHLAPYPNYDRDILTLDLSRVTPNLMGQLCGNGRVLSKHKQIPGLIQNMTVRCCELPYPEQACCGEEEKLAFIESLCGSRRNSWKDPALCCDLSPGDKQASCFNANYLRNVALVAGDPGNATGLGEQGPTGETNVSPAPGPRKNESP; this is encoded by the exons ATGGGGACCATATCCAGATCAGCCTTGGTCTTGGCCTGCTTGGCTcttgcttctgctgcctctgagGGAG CCTTCAAGGCTTTAGAGCAGAGAGAGCTGAAGCCAGAGCACCTCTTCGAGCACCTCCATGAAG TGCAGCCCCCTTCCTCTCCAGACGACATCCCGGCGTACCAGGAAGAGTGGCCCGCTTTCCTAAACCTTAATGTAGATAAAG AGGGTCCTGCTGTCCCTCAAGAAGCCATCCCCCTGCAGAAAGAGCAGCCCCCTCCCCGAGTCACTATTGAACAGAAGGAAG ACCCACCTGTGGAACATCAGGAGGAGATTGTCCAGTCCAGGCAGAAAGTGG AGAAGCCACACACCTTGACGGGCCAGATCCCTCCAGAGCCCCGGACTTGGAACCCAGCCCGTCACTGCCAGCAGGGACGGAGAGGTATCTGGGGCCACCGGCTGGATGGCTTCCCTCCTGGACGGCCTTCTCCAGACAATCTGAAGCAGATCTGCCTTCCTGAGCGTCAGCACGTGGTCTACGGCCCCTGGAACCTGCCACAGACCGGCTACTCTCACCTTAGTCGCCAGGGAGAGACCCTCAATTTGCTGGAGACAGGATATTCCCGCTGTTGTCGCTGCCGCAGCGACACAAACCGCCTAGACTGTATGAAGCTTGTG TGGGAGGATGCAATGACCCAGTTCTGTGAGGCCGAATTCTCTGTCAAGACCCGACCCCACCTGTGCTGCAAACAGCGTGGGGAGGAGCGATTCTCTTGCTTCCAGAAGGGAGCCCCTCAGCCAGACTACCTGCTCCGACCCTGCCCCAGCCACCAGAATGGCATGTCCTCGGGGTCCCAGCTGCCTTTCCCCCCGGGGTTGCCCACACCGGACAATGTCAAAAACATCTGTCTCTTGAGACGCTTCCGCTCCGTGCCGCGTCACCTCCCAGCTACTGACGCCTTCCAGAGGCAGCTGCAGGCTTTGACCCAGCTGGAGACAGAGTTCCAGCGCTGCTGCCGCCAGGGCCACAACCACACTTGCACATGGAAGGCC TGGGAGGACACCCTGGATGGATACTGTGATAAGGAGCTGGCTATAAAGACCCATCCCCACTCGTGTTGCCACCACCCTCCTGGTCCTGCCCGTGATGAATGCTTTGCGCACCTAGCTCCCTACCCCAACTACGACCGGGATATCCTGACCCTTGACCTCAGCAGAGTCACCCCCAACCTCATGGGCCAGCTCTGTGGAAATGGAAGAGTCCTCAGCAAGCA TAAACAGATTCCTGGGCTGATCCAGAACATGACGGTCCGCTGCTGTGAACTGCCGTATCCAGAGCAGGCCTGCTGTGGCGAAGAGGAG AAACTGGCCTTTATTGAGAGTCTCTGTGGTTCCCGGAGGAACTCGTGGAAAGACCCTGCCCTCTGCTGTGACCTGTCTCCTGGAGATAAACAAGCCAGCTGCTTCAATGCCAACTACCTGAGGAACGTGGCTTTGGTGGCTGGAGACCCTGGGAATGCCACTGGCCTGGGGGAGCAGGGCCCAACTGGGGAAACAAATGTCAGCCCCGCCCCGGGTCCAAGGAAGAATGAGTCACCCTGA